One genomic segment of Brassica napus cultivar Da-Ae chromosome A3, Da-Ae, whole genome shotgun sequence includes these proteins:
- the LOC125606872 gene encoding UDP-glycosyltransferase 74F2-like → MEKRGHVLAVPYPAQGHITPIHQFCKRLNSKGLQTTLALTTFIFNSIKPDPSGPVSIATISDGYDQGFDSSGSIQDYVQSFKTFGSKTITDIIRKHETSDNPITCIVYDSFLPWAFNVAREFGIAAAPFFTQSCAVNYVYYLSYISNGSLNLPIEEFHFLELQDLPSFLSAPESYPAYLEMVLQQFTNFQKADFVLVNTFQESELHEQELLSNVCPVLTIGPTVPSMYLDQRNISDTNYDLNIFDSKDAAFCTSWLNTRPQGSVVYVAFGSIAKLNNVQMEELASAVSNFSFLWVVRDSEEEKLPSGFLETLDKDKSLVLKWSPQLEVLSNKAIGCFLTHCGWNSTLEALAIGVPMVAMPQWIDQPMDAKYIQDVWKAGVRVKIDNESRIAKREEIEFSIKEVMEGEKSKEMKENAKKWRDLAVKSLSEGGSTDINIDTFVSKVQSK, encoded by the exons atggagaaaaGAGGACATGTATTGGCAGTGCCATATCCAGCGCAAGGACATATCACACCAATCCACCAATTCTGTAAACGACTCAACTCTAAAGGTCTCCAAACCACTCTTGCTCTTACCACTTTCATCTTCAACTCCATCAAACCAGACCCATCTGGTCCAGTCTCCATAGCCACCATCTCCGATGGCTACGACCAGGGTTTCGACTCGTCTGGATCCATCCAAGACTATGTCCAAAGCTTCAAAACCTTTGGCTCTAAAACCATTACAGACATCATCCGCAAACACGAAACAAGTGATAACCCCATCACTTGTATCGTGTATGATTCTTTCTTGCCATGGGCATTCAACGTTGCCCGAGAGTTTGGTATAGCTGCGGCTCCTTTCTTTACGCAGTCTTGTGCTGTTAACTATGTTTACTATCTTTCTTACATAAGCAATGGAAGCCTGAACCTTCCCATTGAGGAGTTCCATTTTCTTGAGCTTCAAGATTTGCCTTCTTTTTTATCTGCTCCTGAATCTTACCCTGCTTACTTGGAGATGGTGCTCCAACAGTTTACAAACTTTCAAAAGGCTGATTTCGTACTCGTTAATACCTTCCAAGAGTCGGAGCTTCAT GAGCAGGAGTTGTTGTCAAACGTTTGTCCTGTGTTGACAATTGGTCCAACTGTTCCATCAATGTACTTAGACCAAAGGAACATATCAGACACAAATTATGATCTGAATATCTTTGATTCGAAAGACGCTGCCTTCTGCACTAGCTGGCTGAACACAAGGCCACAAGGGTCAGTGGTGTATGTCGCATTTGGGAGCATTGCTAAGCTTAACAATGTGCAGATGGAGGAACTTGCTTCAGCAGTAAGCAACTTCAGCTTCCTGTGGGTTGTCAGAGATTCAGAAGAGGAAAAACTGCCATCAGGGTTTCTTGAGACACTGGATAAAGACAAGAGCTTGGTCTTGAAATGGAGTCCTCAGCTTGAAGTTCTGTCAAACAAAGCCATCGGTTGTTTTTTGACTCATTGTGGCTGGAATTCAACTCTGGAGGCATTAGCCATTGGGGTTCCCATGGTAGCTATGCCTCAATGGATCGATCAACCTATGGATGCAAAGTACATACAAGATGTGTGGAAGGCTGGAGTTCGTGTGAAGATAGACAATGAGAGCAGGATTGCCAAGAGAGAGGAGATTGAGTTTAGCATTAAGGAAGTGATGGAGGGAGAGAAGAGCAAGGAGATGAAGGAGAATGCGAAGAAATGGAGAGACTTGGCTGTCAAGTCACTCAGTGAAGGAGGCTCTACAGATATTAACATTGACACATTTGTATCAAAGGTTCAGAGCAAATAA
- the LOC111214053 gene encoding exopolygalacturonase: MTCITSTFKALCLSFLFVTAVASRPTNRPKVFNVQRYGAKADGKTDNAKAFTSIWNSACTRKGGNSKIYVPKGTFYLSGLEFVGPCVNQIEFVNDGTLLAPANPRDIKQDIWIKFRYINNLIISGAGTLDGQGKESWPLNDCHKNPNCPKLAMTMGFAFVNNSRINGITSLNSKMGHFNFFSVHHFNITNVTITAPGDSPNTDGLKFGFCSNINISNTHIGTGDDCIAILSGTTNMDISNVTCGPGHGISVGSLGKNKEEKDVNGLTVRDIVFNGTSDGIRIKTWESSASKILVSNFVYENIQMINVGNPINIDQKYCPHPPCEKKGESHVQIQDLKLKNIYGTSTNKVAVNLQCSKSFPCKKIELIDINLEHKGVEGGPSTAVCENVDGSARGKMVPQHCLN; encoded by the exons ATGACTTGCATTACTTCTACGTTTAAGGCTTTGTGTTTGTCTTTCTTGTTCGTCACAGCCGTAGCAAGTCGTCCGACCAACAGGCCGAAGGTCTTTAACGTCCAACGTTATGGTGCCAAAGCTGACGGAAAAACTGATAACGCCAAG GCGTTCACAAGCATATGGAACAGCGCATGCACAAGGAAAGGTGGTAATAGTAAAATCTACGTGCCCAAAGGAACATTTTATCTCAGTGGTCTAGAGTTCGTAGGGCCATGCGTGAATCAGATTGAATTCGTTAACGATGGAACTTTGTTGGCTCCTGCAAACCCTAGGGACATTAAGCAGGACATATGGATCAAGTTCAGGTACATTAACAATCTTATTATCTCCGGTGCCGGTACACTCGACGGCCAAGGGAAAGAGTCTTGGCCACTAAATGACTGCCACAAAAATCCCAATTGTCCTAAGCTAGCTATG ACCATGGGATTTGCATTCGTGAACAACTCAAGAATCAATGGGATAACATCACTCAACAGCAAAATGGGACACTTCAACTTCTTCTCTGTCCATCACTTCAACATCACCAACGTCACTATAACAGCTCCCGGCGATAGCCCCAACACCGACGGGTTAAAGTTCGGGTTCTGTAGCAACATTAACATCTCCAACACACACATTGGTACGGGAGACGACTGCATCGCCATCCTTTCTGGAACCACCAACATGGATATCTCTAACGTCACCTGTGGTCCCGGACATGGGATCAGTGTCGGAAGCTTAGGgaagaacaaagaagagaaGGACGTTAATGGCTTAACCGTAAGAGACATAGTCTTTAACGGAACTAGCGATGGTATTCGGATCAAAACTTGGGAATCCTCAGCTTCGAAGATATTGGTTTCTAACTTCGTGTACGAGAATATTCAAATGATTAACGTTGGAAATCCTATCAACATCGACCAGAAGTATTGTCCTCACCCACCCTGTGAAAAGAAG GGAGAGTCACACGTTCAAATCCAAGACCTTAAGTTAAAGAACATATATGGAACATCGACGAACAAAGTGGCGGTGAATCTACAATGTAGCAAGAGCTTTCCGTGCAAGAAGATTGAGCTAATTGACATTAACCTAGAGCATAAGGGAGTCGAGGGTGGTCCTTCCACTGCGGTATGTGAGAATGTTGACGGTTCTGCACGTGGCAAGATGGTTCCTCAGCATTGTCTGAACTGA
- the LOC125606871 gene encoding UDP-glycosyltransferase 74F2-like — MEKKRGHVLAVPYPTQGHITPIRQFCKRLISRGLKTTLTLTTFIFNSIKPDASGPVPIATISDGYDDHGFNPSGSIHEYLQNFKTFGSKTIADIIRKHQTSDNPITCIVYDAFMPWALDVAREFGLAATPFFTQSCAVNFVYYLSYINEGILKLPVVDLPFLELQDLPSFLSVSGSYPAYFDMVLQQFTNFEKADFILVNTFQELEPHEKELLSNVCHVLTIGPTIPSMYLDQRIKSDTAYDLNIFDSKDAAFCTSWLDTRPQGSVVYVAFGSLAELNNAQMEELASAVSNFNFLWVVRGSEEAKLPSGFLETVDKDKGLVLKWSPQLEVLSNKAIGCFLTHCGWNSTMEALTFGVPMVAMPQWTDQPMNAKYIQDVWKAGVCVKIDNESGIAKRGEIEFSIKEVMEGEKSEEMKENAKKWRDLALKSLSEGGSTDVNIDTFVSKVQSK, encoded by the exons atggagaagaagagaggacATGTACTGGCAGTGCCATACCCAACCCAAGGACACATCACACCAATCCGCCAATTCTGTAAACGACTCATCTCTAGAGGCCTCAAAACCACTCTCACTCTCACCACATTCATTTTCAACTCCATCAAACCTGACGCATCTGGTCCAGTCCCCATAGCCACCATCTCCGACGGCTATGACGATCACGGCTTCAACCCATCTGGCTCCATCCATGAGTACCTCCAAAACTTCAAAACCTTCGGCTCCAAAACCATTGCAGACATCATCCGCAAACACCAGACAAGTGATAACCCCATCACTTGTATTGTCTATGATGCTTTCATGCCATGGGCACTCGACGTGGCCCGAGAGTTTGGTTTAGCTGCAACCCCTTTCTTTACGCAGTCATGTGCTGTTAACTTCGTTTACTATCTTTCTTACATAAACGAAGGAATCTTGAAGCTTCCCGTTGTAGACTTGCCTTTTCTTGAGCTCCAAGATTTGCCTTCTTTTTTGTCTGTTTCTGGATCTTATCCTGCTTACTTTGACATGGTGCTCCAACAGTTTACAAACTTTGAAAAAGCTGATTTCATACTCGTTAATACCTTCCAAGAGCTGGAGCCTCAT GAGAAGGAGTTGTTGTCAAACGTTTGTCATGTATTGACAATTGGTCCAACTATTCCATCGATGTACTTAGACCAAAGGATCAAATCAGACACGGCCTACGATTTGAATATCTTTGATTCAAAAGATGCTGCCTTCTGCACTAGCTGGCTGGACACAAGGCCACAAGGGTCGGTGGTGTATGTAGCATTTGGTAGCTTGGCTGAGCTGAACAATGCGCAGATGGAGGAGCTTGCTTCAGCAGTAAGCAACTTCAACTTCTTGTGGGTTGTCAGAGGTTCAGAGGAGGCAAAACTGCCATCAGGGTTTCTTGAGACAGTGGATAAAGACAAGGGTTTGGTCTTGAAATGGAGTCCTCAGCTTGAAGTTCTATCAAACAAAGCCATCGGTTGTTTCTTGACTCACTGTGGCTGGAACTCAACTATGGAGGCATTAACTTTTGGAGTTCCCATGGTGGCTATGCCTCAGTGGACCGATCAACCTATGAACGCAAAGTACATACAAGATGTGTGGAAGGCTGGAGTCTGTGTGAAGATAGACAATGAGAGTGGGATTGCGAAGAGAGGGGAGATTGAGTTTAGCATTAAGGAAGTGATGGAAGGAGAGAAGAGCGAAGAGATGAAGGAGAATGCGAAGAAATGGAGAGACTTGGCTCTCAAGTCACTCAGTGAAGGAGGCTCTACAGATGTTAACATTGACACATTTGTATCAAAGGTCCAGAGCAAATAA
- the LOC106388342 gene encoding mitogen-activated protein kinase 6 isoform X2, giving the protein MDGGTGQPAADTEMSEATGGAAPSQPMPGIENIPATLSHGGMFIQYNIFGNIFEVTAKYSPPIMPIGKGAYGIVCSAMNSETNESVAIKKIANAFDNKIDAKRTLREIKLLRHMDHENIVAIRDIIPPPLRTAFNDVYIAYELMDTDLHQIIRSNQGLSEEHCQYFLYQILRGLKYIHSANVLHRDLKPSNLLLNANCDLKICDFGLARVNSESDFMTEYVVTRWYRAPELLLNSSDYTAAIDVWSVGCIFMELMDRKPLFPGRDHVHQLRLLMELIGTPSEQEVEFLNENAKRYIRQLPPYPRQSITDKFPNVHPLAIDLIEKMLTFDPRRRITVLDALAHPYLNSLHEISDEPECTIPFNFDFEQHALSEEQMKELIYREALAFNPEYQPAIA; this is encoded by the exons ATGGACGGTGGAACGGGTCAACCGGCGGCTGATACCGAGATGTCGGAAGCTACAGGCGGTGCGGCTCCATCTCAACCGATGCCGGGTATAGAGAATATTCCGGCGACACTTAGCCATGGAGGGATGTTTATACAGTATAACATATTCGGGAACATCTTCGAGGTCACCGCTAAGTATAGCCCTCCGATCATGCCTATTGGCAAGGGTGCTTATGGCATCGTTTG ttctGCTATGAACTCTGAGACAAATGAAAGCGTGGCAATTAAGAAAATCGCAAACGCTTTTGATAATAAGATTGATGCCAAGAGGACTCTCCGTGAGATCAAGCTCCTTCGCCACATGGATCATGAGAAT ATTGTTGCAATCAGAGACATAATACCACCACCGCTAAGAACCGCTTTCAATGATGTTTACATCGCTTATGAGCTAATGGATACTGATCTCCATCAGATCATACGCTCTAACCAAGGCTTATCCGAAGAGCATTGCCAG TACTTTCTTTACCAGATCCTCCGTGGATTGAAGTACATTCACTCCGCAAACGTGCTTCACCGTGATCTGAAACCGAGCAACCTCCTCCTCAACGCAAACTGCGACTTAAAAATCTGCGATTTTGGCCTCGCTAGAGTCAATTCAGAGAGCGACTTCATGACTGAGTACGTTGTCACGAGGTGGTACCGTGCACCAGAGCTGCTTTTGAACTCTTCTGACTATACTGCTGCTATAGATGTTTGGTCTGTTGGTTGTATTTTCATGGAGTTAATGGACCGTAAGCCACTCTTCCCTGGCAGAGATCATGTTCATCAGCTTCGCCTGCTCATGGAG ctCATAGGAACACCATCAGAACAAGAGGTTGAGTTCTTGAATGAAAATGCAAAGCGATACATAAGACAACTTCCACCGTATCCTCGTCAATCCATCACTGATAAGTTCCCAAATGTGCATCCTCTAGCGATAGATCTTATCGAGAAGATGCTAACGTTTGATCCTAGACGGAGAATCACAG TGTTAGACGCGCTGGCACATCCATACCTGAACTCTCTACACGAGATTAGCGATGAGCCAGAGTGCACGATACCTTTCAACTTCGACTTTGAGCAGCACGCACTCTCAGAGGAGCAGATGAAGGAGCTTATATACCGTGAAGCGCTTGCATTCAATCCAGAGTATCAGCCAGCAATAGCTTGA
- the LOC111214052 gene encoding uncharacterized protein LOC111214052: MSGFPGLSFLGPKGKNAVVAGGLTAFVFGVYFYTMKAVGGTDELQMAIDKFEDQKQVETDPKVTAKV, translated from the coding sequence ATGTCGGGATTTCCAGGTTTGAGTTTTCTAGGCCCAAAAGGCAAGAACGCTGTTGTAGCGGGAGGCTTGACAGCATTTGTTTTTGGGGTTTATTTCTACACGATGAAGGCTGTTGGTGGCACGGACGAGCTTCAGATGGCTATAGACAAGTTTGAAGACCAGAAACAGGTCGAGACCGACCCCAAGGTTACAGCGAAAGTCTGA
- the LOC106388343 gene encoding formin-like protein 2, translating into MFPPTSLSSSTRPDQTKTLLQCQFLNATTNTKPKKKPEFNKMSKIPFLLRFAVIVFFISSSYSSGDQRLNSRHLLHQPFYPIVTAAPPPLSSKPPSPSPDKHHHHKKHPAAAPPPQDKHLFSSVTPPPPPPAPHSNPFFPSNAVHPSPPPPPPASIPTFPANISSLFFPPHNSSKPHTNNHHVAKLVSITVSVVSSSVLLSLLVVLILFLRRTRRRRLPAYNTKSTRSDSLQLFNASPSDGARKHKQPHKHTSSNTSSDFLYLGTLVNSRSEGFAPQKSPVSGNVAGVLELPPVPASSSSSSSYSRNQRPGSPELRPLPLLPKLPAFSPTYLSPEHLFPKRQDFDGDDDEFFSPRGSSGRKQSPPRAVEDSGVVQSVNDSNSCSPTSFNDSPATSLKPKSLSPLSLHSETSSNGSVLKKTGPARPPPPPPPPPPPQFSEIPAATSPSPPFDPDKKEETLKPKLKALHWDKVRASSSRVMVWDQIKSNSFQVNEEMIKTLFRANDPSSRTRDVGNAGLVQSASQENQFLDPRKSHNIEILLRALNVTADEVCEALVEGNADMLGPELLECLLKMAPTKEEEDKLKELKEDDESTTSKIGPAEKFLRALLNIPLAFKRIDAMLYIVNFDSETEYLKRSFHTLEVACSELKNTRMFLKLLEAVLKTGNRMNIGTNRGDAHAFKLDTLLKLVDIKGADGKTTLLHFVVQEIIKSEGARVSSTPIQSPIGDDDIAEQSAFQDDIELKKLGLQVVSGLSSELINVKKAAAMDSISLSKEIAEISSGITKVKEVIMELKQETGVERFLESMNSFLDKGEKVITEIQSHGINVMKMVKEVTEYFHGNLESHPFRIFTVVRDFLTILDQVCKEVGRVNERTVYGSRPSPSNQTVTPLFPVVNINHAELSHDDDSF; encoded by the exons ATGTTCCCTCCAACTTCTCTCTCTTCATCGACCAGACCAGACCAGACCAAAACGCTTCTTCAGTGTCAGTTTTTGAATGCCACAACAAACACCAAACCCAAGAAAAAACCAGAGTTTAACAAAATGTCTAAAATACCCTTCTTACTCCGTTTCGCTGTGATCGTTTTCTTCATCTCCTCCTCATACTCCTCCGGCGATCAACGTCTCAACTCTCGCCACTTACTCCATCAACCCTTTTACCCCATCGTCACCGCCGCTCCACCACCGTTATCTTCCAAACCTCCGTCACCTTCTCCAGACAAACACCACCACCACAAGAAACATCCAGCGGCGGCGCCTCCACCGCAGGATAAACACCTCTTCTCCTCAGTCACACCCCCTCCACCTCCTCCTGCGCCGCACTCGAACCCCTTTTTCCCCTCCAACGCCGTCCATCCctcaccacctcctcctccaccagCCTCAATCCCCACTTTTCCCGCCAacatctcttctctcttcttcccacCTCACAACTCATCCAAACCTCACACCAACAACCACCACGTCGCTAAACTCGTCTCGATAACCGTCTCCGTAGTATCCTCCTCTGTTCTCCTCTCTCTACTCGTCGTGCTCATCCTCTTCCTCCGCCGCACCCGCCGCCGCCGCCTCCCCGCGTACAACACCAAGTCCACGAGATCAGACTCTCTCCAGCTCTTCAACGCCTCTCCTTCCGACGGCGCTCGAAaacacaaacaaccacacaaACACACTTCCTCCAACACTTCCTCTGATTTTCTCTACTTAGGCACTTTGGTTAACTCCCGTAGCGAAGGCTTTGCTCCTCAGAAGTCTCCCGTCTCCGGAAACGTCGCCGGCGTCTTGGAGTTACCACCTGTTCcagcttcttcctcttcctcttcttcttactCACGTAACCAAAGGCCAGGCTCCCCGGAGCTCCGTCCTCTTCCTCTGTTACCAAAGCTTCCAGCATTCTCTCCCACTTACCTCAGCCCTGAACATTTATTCCCTAAGAGACAAGACTTTGACGGAGACGACGACGAGTTTTTTTCTCCGAGAGGATCTTCAGGCCGTAAACAGAGCCCACCACGTGCCGTGGAGGATTCTGGTGTTGTTCAGAGTGTCAACGACTCCAACTCGTGTTCTCCGACGTCGTTTAATGATTCTCCGGCGACTAGTTTGAAACCTAAGTCGCTTAGTCCTCTCTCGCTGCACAGTGAAACCAGCTCAAACGGCAGCGTTTTGAAGAAAACCGGTCCAGCtagaccaccaccacctccaccacctcctcctccgccgcaaTTCTCTGAGATTCCGGCCGCCACGTCTCCCTCGCCTCCTTTTGACCCAGATAAGAAAGAAGAGACTTTGAAACCGAAGTTGAAAGCTTTACACTGGGACAAAGTCAGAGCAAGCTCGAGCCGTGTTATGGTGTGGgaccaaatcaaatcaaactctTTTCA AGTGAATGAAGAGATGATTAAGACGTTGTTCAGAGCGAATGATCCAAGTTCAAGAACAAGAGATGTCGGAAACGCAGGTTTAGTTCAATCCGCGAGTCAAGAGAATCAGTTTCTTGATCCAAGAAAGTCTCACAACATTGAAATCTTGCTTAGAGCTCTTAATGTAACTGCTGATGAAGTATGTGAAGCGCTTGTAGAAG GAAACGCTGATATGCTTGGACCAGAGCTACTTGAATGCCTGCTTAAGATGGCACCTactaaagaagaagaggacaagCTTAAGGAGCTTAAAGAGGATGATGAATCTACTACATCCAAGATTGGACCTGCAGAGAAGTTCCTCAGAGCATTGCTCAACATTCCTTTGGCCTTCAAGAGGATTGATGCAATGCTTTACATAGTCAACTTCGATTCAGAAACCGAGTACCTTAAAAGATCCTTCCACACACTAGAG GTTGCTTGTAGTGAGTTAAAGAACACTAGGATGTTCTTGAAGCTTCTAGAAGCGGTTCTCAAGACCGGGAACCGGATGAATATAGGGACTAATAGAGGTGATGCACATGCTTTCAAGCTTGACACACTCTTGAAACTGGTAGATATCAAAGGCGCTGATGGCAAAACCACCTTATTACACTTTGTGGTTCAAGAGATCATTAAATCAGAAGGAGCTAGAGTGTCTTCTACTCCCATTCAAAGCCCTATAGGAGATGATGATATAGCAGAGCAATCAGCATTCCAAGACGACATAGAGCTAAAGAAACTTGGGTTGCAAGTAGTCTCAGGTCTGAGCTCTGAGTTGATAAACGTCAAGAAAGCAGCTGCAATGGATTCAATTTCCCTCAGCAAGGAGATAGCTGAAATCTCCAGCGGAATAACAAAAGTCAAGGAAGTGATCATGGAGCTAAAGCAAGAAACTGGTGTAGAGAGATTCTTGGAGTCAATGAACTCGTTTTTGGACAAAGGTGAGAAAGTGATCACAGAGATACAATCTCATGGAATCAATGTCATGAAGATGGTTAAAGAAGTGACAGAGTATTTCCATGGGAACTTGGAATCTCATCCTTTCCGCATTTTCACCGTGGTCAGAGACTTCTTGACGATTCTTGATCAAGTTTGTAAAGAAGTTGGTCGTGTAAACGAGAGGACAGTGTATGGATCACGACCTTCACCGTCGAACCAGACCGTTACACCGCTGTTTCCGGTGGTTAACATTAACCACGCAGAGCTGAGTCATGATGATGACTCGTTCTAA
- the LOC106388342 gene encoding mitogen-activated protein kinase 6 isoform X1, translating into MDGGTGQPAADTEMSEATGGAAPSQPMPGIENIPATLSHGGMFIQYNIFGNIFEVTAKYSPPIMPIGKGAYGIVCSAMNSETNESVAIKKIANAFDNKIDAKRTLREIKLLRHMDHENIVAIRDIIPPPLRTAFNDVYIAYELMDTDLHQIIRSNQGLSEEHCQYFLYQILRGLKYIHSANVLHRDLKPSNLLLNANCDLKICDFGLARVNSESDFMTEYVVTRWYRAPELLLNSSDYTAAIDVWSVGCIFMELMDRKPLFPGRDHVHQLRLLMELIGTPSEQEVEFLNENAKRYIRQLPPYPRQSITDKFPNVHPLAIDLIEKMLTFDPRRRITVLDALAHPYLNSLHDISDEPECTIPFNFDFEQHALSEEQMKELIYREALAFNPEYQTAIA; encoded by the exons ATGGACGGTGGAACGGGTCAACCGGCGGCTGATACCGAGATGTCGGAAGCTACAGGCGGTGCGGCTCCATCTCAACCGATGCCGGGTATAGAGAATATTCCGGCGACACTTAGCCATGGAGGGATGTTTATACAGTATAACATATTCGGGAACATCTTCGAGGTCACCGCTAAGTATAGCCCTCCGATCATGCCTATTGGCAAGGGTGCTTATGGCATCGTTTG ttctGCTATGAACTCTGAGACAAATGAAAGCGTGGCAATTAAGAAAATCGCAAACGCTTTTGATAATAAGATTGATGCCAAGAGGACTCTCCGTGAGATCAAGCTCCTTCGCCACATGGATCATGAGAAT ATTGTTGCAATCAGAGACATAATACCACCACCGCTAAGAACCGCTTTCAATGATGTTTACATCGCTTATGAGCTAATGGATACTGATCTCCATCAGATCATACGCTCTAACCAAGGCTTATCCGAAGAGCATTGCCAG TACTTTCTTTACCAGATCCTCCGTGGATTGAAGTACATTCACTCCGCAAACGTGCTTCACCGTGATCTGAAACCGAGCAACCTCCTCCTCAACGCAAACTGCGACTTAAAAATCTGCGATTTTGGCCTCGCTAGAGTCAATTCAGAGAGCGACTTCATGACTGAGTACGTTGTCACGAGGTGGTACCGTGCACCAGAGCTGCTTTTGAACTCTTCTGACTATACTGCTGCTATAGATGTTTGGTCTGTTGGTTGTATTTTCATGGAGTTAATGGACCGTAAGCCACTCTTCCCTGGCAGAGATCATGTTCATCAGCTTCGCCTGCTCATGGAG ctCATAGGAACACCATCAGAACAAGAGGTTGAGTTCTTGAATGAAAATGCAAAGCGATACATAAGACAACTTCCACCGTATCCTCGTCAATCCATCACTGATAAGTTCCCAAATGTGCATCCTCTAGCGATAGATCTTATCGAGAAGATGCTAACGTTTGATCCTAGACGGAGAATCACAG TTTTAGACGCGCTGGCACATCCATACCTGAACTCTCTACACGACATTAGCGATGAGCCAGAGTGCACGATACCTTTCAACTTCGACTTTGAGCAGCACGCTCTGTCAGAGGAGCAGATGAAGGAGCTCATATACCGTGAAGCGCTTGCGTTTAATCCAGAGTATCAGACAGCAATAGCTTGA